The Streptomyces sp. NBC_00576 genome contains the following window.
GAACGTTCGTTGTCGTTGACGACGATGACCAGCGGGCGGTCCTTCGCGTCGGCGATGTTGTTCAGCGCCTCCCAGGCCATACCGCCGGTGAGCGCTCCGTCACCGATGACGGCGACCACGTGGTGGTCGTCGCGTTTCAGTACCTGGTTGGACTTCGCGAGACCGTCGGCCCAGCCCAGGACAGTCGATGCGTGCGAGTTCTCGATGATGTCGTGCTCGGACTCGGCCTGCGAGGGGTAGCCCGACAGGCCGCCCTTCATCTTCAGCTTCGAGAAGTCCTGACGGCCGGTGAGCAGCTTGTGGACATAGGACTGGTGGCCCGTGTCCCACAGCACCTTGTCCTTCGGCGAGTCGAAGACCCGGTGCAGCGCGATGGTGAGCTCGACGACACCGAGGTTGGGGCCGAGGTGGCCACCGGTCTTGGAGACCGCGTCGACGAGGAAGGTCCGGATCTCCTCGGCCAGCTGGTCCAGCTGCTCCAGGCTGAGCCGGTCAAGATCGCGCGGTCCCTTGATGCGGGTCAGCAGCGGCACCCGTGCCTCCTTGCAGTAGAGCTGATCGAGCTTTCGCCGGGCGTGTCGAGTCTAGTGTTCCGCCTTCGCGACCGACGCCCGGCCTCTGCGTGATACGTCACGCGATCGGCCGTACCCAACAACGACCACATCTATGACATGCCTGTGGCCCGGCATCACATTCGATGCCGGGCCACAGGAACGCCCTTCAGGGGCGCGGGGCTGTGTTCGATCTGCGGCTCCGCCGCGTGGGCGCGACCAGCCCCCCGCTAAGGGGTCCTTGCAGAATGATCCTCTTGTGGCACGGTGGGGTTGTATGTGACTCCGTGTTTTGTGGGGTGTGATCATGGCGCGGCGGAAGCCGTGGGAGGTCAGTGACGAGTTGTGGGCGGTGATCGAGCCGCTGCTGCCGAAGCATGAGCGGCGGTTCCGGCACCCGGGGCGCAAGCGGATCGATGACCGCAAGACGCTCCAGGGGGTGCTGTTCGTCCTGTACACCGGTGTCCAGTGGGAGTTCCTGCCGCAGGAGTTGGGGTTCGGTTCGGGTCCCACGTGCTGGCGGCGGCTGGCCGAGTGGCAGGAGGCCGGGGTGTGGGAGGAACTCCAGCGGGTGCTGCTGGACCGGCTTCGGGCGGCTGATCGCCTCGACTTCTCCCGCGCCACGATCGACGCCTCGCACGTGCAGGCCAAGCGGGGGCGCAGCAGCCCAAAAGTCGGTCCGAGCCCGGTTGACCGCGCGCGGCCGGGCTCGAAGCATCACGTGCTGACCGAGGCGCACGGCATCCCGCTGCGGGTGTCCCTGACCGGCGGTCACCGCAACGACGTCACCCAGCTCCTGCCGCTGGTCGACGGGCTGGCACCGGTACGCGGCAAGCGGGGCCGGCCCCGGCGCAAGCCCCGCACGTTATACGCCGACCGCGGCTACGACCACGACATCTACCGCCGCCGTCTGCGCGAGCGCGGCATCACACCGAAGATCGCCCGGCGCGGCCAGCCGCACGGCTCCGGCCTGGGCAAAGTCCGGTGGGTTGCCGAGTCCGCCATCGCCTGGCTCCACGGCCCCCGCCGCCTACGAACCCGCTGGGAAGCACGCGACGACATGCACGACGCCTTCCTCCAGCTCGCCCACTGCATGACCCTGGCCCGGAAGAATCCAGCATTCTGAAAGGACCCCTAAGCCCGACCCGCCGCCTTCTGACTCTTACGCGACACCGAGTCGATGACAACCGCACCCAACAGCACCGCACCAGTGATCATGTACTGGATCGACGTGTTCATGTTCAGCAGGTCCAGACCCGTCTGGATCGACTGGATCACCAACATGCCCAGCAGCGCCGACCACACCGTGCCGCGCCCACCGAAGAGGCTGGTGCCACCGATGACCGCCGCCGCGATGGCCAGCATCAGCGTGTTGCCGCCACCCGACGTCAGCGAAGCGCTCTGCGTCTGTCCGGCGAAGAACATGCCGCCGATCGCCGCGAATCCACCCGCGATGGCGAACACGGTGATCCGCACCATCGGCACGTTGATACCGGCACGCCGCGCCGCCTCGATCCCGCCGCCGACCGCGAACACCTTGCGTCCGAACGGGGTACGCCGCAGTACGAAGTCCACGATCACCAGGCAGCCGAGGAAGATCACCAGCGCGTTGGACACACCTGAGGCGGAGTTCAGAACGTACGCGGCGACGAACGCGGCCACCGCGAGCGCGCCGACGCGCGCCGCGATCTCGCTGGTGGGCCGGAACGGCACCCCCGCCGCCTTGCGGCGACGCTGCTCGATGAGCGATCCGGCGAGCAGGGAGACGACCCCGAGGCCGGCCAGCAGGTAGGCACCGATGATGGCCTGGTCCATGAAGAAGGAACGCTGGCCGAGGAGGTGGATCGGACCGTCGTCCGGGATGTTGATGGTGCCGCTGCTGCCGAGCAGCCACAGCATCAGACCGTTCCAGCCGAGGAAGCCGGCCAGGGTCACGACGAAGGCCGGCACACCGATTCTGGCGAAGAACCAGCCCTGCAACCCACCGATACCGATACCGATCAGCACGGTCAGCAGCAGGCCGAGCCAGGAGTTCAGGCTGTGGTTGACCACGAACACGGCGAACAGGGTGGACGCGAGACCACTGACCGAGCCGACGGACAGGTCGATCTCACCGAGCAGCAGTACGAACACCAGGCCGATGGCGAGCATGCCGGTGGCCGACAGGTAGTAGCTGATGTTGGACAGGTTCTCGGCGCTGAGGAACCGGTCGTTCTGCACCTGGAAGATGGTCCAGATGATGATCAGGCCGACGACGACCGGCAGGGAGCCGATCTCGCCGCCCTTCGTCTTGCGCTTGAACTCGGTCCAGTAGCCCTTGAATCCCTCTTCGCGGACCAGCAGGCGCGGGTCGACGACGGGGACGTGCGCCGAGGTGGGGTCGTCGGCCGGGGCCAACGTTTTCCGGTCCCGCGCCTCTGGGTCGGCCGGGTCCGGCTTCACGGTCTTGGACGTGTCACTCACTTTGCCGCCTCCGTGGTGCGCCCCGCGCGACGGGTCACGGCGTTGTCCGTGGCACCGGTGATCGCGGCGATGATCTCTTCGTGGGTGGTGTCCTTCACCGCGAAGGAACCGTTGTTCTTGCCCAGGCGCAGCACCGCGACGGTGTCGGCGACGGCCTTGACGTCGGCCATGTTGTGGCTGATGAGGATGACGCCGAGGTCGCGCTCGCGCAGCCGCTCGACCAGGTCGAGGACCTGCGCGGTCTGCTCGACGCCGAGAGCGGCGGTGGGCTCGTCGAGGATGACCACCTTCGGGTCACCGATCAGCGCGCGGGCGATCGCGACGACCTGGCGCTGGCCACCGGAGAGGCTCGCGATCGGGATGCGCACGCTCGGGATGCGGATGGAGAGCGTGCTCAGCAGTTCACGCGAGTTCTTCTCCATCGTGACCTCGTCGATGACGCCGCGGCGCAGCAGTTCTCGTCCGAGGTAGAGGTTGCCGACGACATCGAGGTTGTCGCACAGCGCGAGGTCCTGGTAGACCGTCGCGACGCCGAGTCCCTGGGCGTCGTGCGGCTTGTTGATACTGACCGGACTGCCCTCCCACTCGATGACGCCGTCATCGATGGGATGCACACCCGCGATCGTCTTGACCAGGGTGGACTTTCCTGCGCCGTTGTCGCCGACGAGCGCGACCACTTCTCCGGCGTGGACCTCCAGTTCGACATCGGTGAGGGCCTGCACCGCACCGAATCGCTTGGAGACTCCGCGCAACGCCAACACGGGCGTAGCGGACACGTGAACCATCTCCTTCGCCGCCTGACCGGCGGGGATGCCGCGCTGTCAAAAGGCGCGGAGGGTTGTGCACAAGGCACTGGTTTACAAGGTGAACATGCGCGATTCCGCTGCCGTTGGCAACGGTTCCGTCCGACGCCCGTCCCGGCAGCGGGGTATGAAGGCCGGGGCGGGCGTCGGACAGGTCTCGCGGGACCGCCGGGCGGTCATGTCCGGGTGAGCGCCCGTGAGCGCCCACCCGGTGTCGGCGGTCGGGGTGTGCCTACTGGAGACCGGCGGTCTTGCAGGCGGCGGCGAACTCGCCGGTGCAGATCTCGGCGACCGTGTAGAGGCCGTCCTTGACCACGGTGTCCTTGATGTTGGCCTTGGTCAGCGAGACCGGGGGCAGCAGCAGCGAGGGCACCTTGTCGCCGGAACCACTGGTCTCGGTCGAGGTGGCGATGGAGTCGATGCTCTTGCCCTGCAGCAGGTTGACGGCCAGCTCGGCGGCGCCGTCGGCCTCCGGCTTGTACGCCTTGTAGATGGTGCTGGACTGGGTGCCGGCGACGATCCGCTGGATACCGGTCAGCTCAGCGTCCTGGCCCGTCAGCGGAGTGGAGCTGATGTTCTTGCCCTTGAGGACGGTGGCGATACCACCGGCCATGGCGTCGTTGGCCGCGTAGACGCCCGCGATGTTCTTGGCGCCCAGCTGGGTGATGGCGGCCGACATCTTCTGCGCGGCGACACCCGCGTCCCAGTCTCCGGCCTGCTCGTAGGCGATGTCGACCTTGCTGTCGAGGACCTTGTGGGCGCCCGACTTGAAGAGGGCGGCGTTCGGGTCCGAGGCCAGACCGTTGATCATGACGACCTTGGCCTTCGGGGTGGCCTTGGCGCCCATCGCGTCGAGCAGGGCCTGTCCCTGGAGCTCGCCGACCTTCGCGTTGTCGAAGGAGACGTACGCGGAGACGGGGCCCTGCGCGAGACGGTCGTACGCGACGACCTTGATGCCCTTGTCGACCGCGGCCTGGATGGAGGACTTGATGGCGGCGGAGTCCACGGCGCTGATCGCGATGACCTTGACGCCCTTGGTGATCATGCTGCTGACCTGCTGGGCCTGCGTGGCAGCGCTGCCCGCCGCGTTCGCGTACTCCAGGGTGCAGTCGGAACAGAGTTCCTTGACCTTGGCGTCGAAGTACGGCTTGTCGAACTTGGCGTACCGGGTGGTGACACTGTCGGGCAGGAGCAGGCCGATCGACTTGTCGCCGCCCGAGCTGGTCTTGTCGCCGCTGTCGGACTTGTCGTCGCCGGCCTTGCCACAGGCGGCCACGGCAAGGGCCATGGAAATCGCCGTGGTTCCGATAACGACTCTACGCATCATGGCGTTCATTCGGTGGTGCCTCCCTGACAGGGCCGCAACGCTGCGGCCGAGGTGGCTGGAAGTCAACTCGGCCACACGTGCGACGTCAAGAAGTAAATCCTTAACGGGTTGGCAACGGCTTTGTTCGTTCTCTAGGTGAAGACAGGAGTGGCTGTGGTCAGCGCGCCGTCCAAAAGGGTCGAATCGCCCATCTCGCTCAACGCGAGAGCGAGCGCTCCGAGCACCTCCGCACGACCTCCAAGTGCCCCCGGAAGAACGGACAGTTGACGTGCCGCACTGGGGATCGCATAGCGGCCGACAGACTCTCTTATAGGACCGAGCACCAGCTCACCGGCCTCGGCGAGATCACCGCCGAGGACCACCCGGCTCGGGTTCAGCAGGTTGCAAAGATTGGCGACTCCACTGCCGATATGCCGGCCGACGTCGGCGATCACGCGACGACAGCCCGGGTCGCCGTCCCGCGCCAGCCGCACGACACCTTCCATGGTCAGGTCGGTTCCGTGGCTGGACTGGAGGAGCGGAAGCACATAGCGCGCGGCCGCGAAGGTCTCCAGGCAGCCCCGGTTTCCACAGCGGCAGACGGGGCCGGATTCATCAAGAGTAATATGCCCGATTTCTCCCGCTGTGCCACCCGGACCCCGGTAGATCTTGCCCTCGATCACCAGTCCCGCCCCGACACCGCTCGCGACCTTGATGTACGCCAGGTCGCGCACCCCCCGGCCACTGCCCCAGACCAGCTCACCGAGGGCGCCGAGGTTGGCGTCGTTGTCCACGTGCACCGGTACGCCGAGGCGCCCGCGCATCTCCTCGCCGGGCCTGGTGCCGATCCAGCCGGGCAGGATCGCGCTGGAGCCCAGGGTGCCCGACTTCACGTCGATCGGACCCGGTACACCCAGGCCCACGCCGGCGATCTTGGATCGGTCGACCCCCGTTGCTGCGATCAGGCGACTGACCAGCTCTTCGGCCCGGTCGAAGCCCTGCGCGGCGGAGGCGTCGACGTCCAGCGGCTCGGACTCCTCGGCCAGCACCTGGTGGGCGAGGTTGCCGATTGCGACACGTAGGTGCGTATGGCCGAAATCGATACCGATCACAATGCCGGCGTCGCCGCTCAGCGAGACGGCCCGGGCCCTTCGGCCACCCGCCGAGGTGGGCGTGACCTCGACCGTTCCGCCGTCCTTCAGCTCGCGCACGATGTTGGACACCGTGGCCGCGGACAGACCGGTGGTCCTGGCGATCTCGGCCTGCGTGAGCGACCCGGCGAGGCGCACGGCCCGTACGACCCGTTCCAGGTTGGCCCGGTGCAGCGACGACTGCGAACCTGGAGTCTCCACGACGACCTCCTGCGCGCGGGACCGCTTCGATGAGGCCCCGTCTATGTCCAACTAGTGAACTCTAAGCTGAGCCGTTCGGGTCACCTCCCGTCAAGAGGTTGAACTGCATCCGAGGTCTTGTACACATAGTGGCGCGCGTGCGCCGTTTGTGGCATGCACGCGCGCGTACGGCAGCTGAACAGAAGGTTCCGGTTACTTCAGCGCACCCGCCGTGAGTCCCGTCACCACCTGACGCTGGAAGACGATGTACGCGGCCAGTACCGGGATCATCGCCATCACCAGGCCGGCGAAGAGACCCGACCAGTCACCCTTGTAGCCCTGGCTGGCGGCCAGCTGCACCAGACCCTGGGTGAGGACCCGCTTGTCGGGGTCGGTGTTGAGCACCGTCGGCAGCATGTACTGGTTCCACTGGCCGAGGAAGTTGAAGATGCCCACGCTGATCAGCCCGGGCTTGGCCATCGGCAGCATGATCTGGAAGAAGGTCCGGGAGTGCGAGGCGCCGTCGACGAAGGCCGCCTCCGCCACCGAGGTCGGCAGGGTCCGGAAGAACGCGGTCAGGAAGAAGACCGTGAACGGCAGCGAGTAGGCGATGTAGACCAGGATCAGCCCGTGGATCGTGTTCAGCAGACCCATGTTGTTCACGACGTAGAAGAGCGGGACCAGCGCCAGCATGATCGGGAAGCTCATGCCGCCGATGAACAGGTAGTAGATGAACCGGTTGCCCGGGAAGTCGAAGCGGGCCAGGACGTACGCCGCCATCGAGCCGAGCACCAGGGTGCCGATGAGCGAACCGCCCACCACCAGGATGGTGTTGAGGAAGTAGTCGCTCATGTTGGCGTCGGTCCACGCCCGCGCCCAGTTGTCGAAGTGCAGCTTGTCCGGCAGGGACCAGGGCGAACTGAAGATCGCGTTGTCGTCCTTGAAGGACGTCATCACCGCCCACAGGAGCGGCATCACGACCATGAACGCCCACAGGACGAGCATGCCGTGCGAGAAGACGTTGAGCGCCCTGCCCTCCTTCTTCTCCCGCGGCGTCTCCTTGCCGGGCCCGTTCTCCTTGCGTACGGGCCCGCCGGACTGCTGGGGAACCGTCTCCGACGGTGTGCTGTCGGTCGTTTTCATATGTGTCAGTACTCCAGCCGCTCGCGCCGGCCCAGCCGCATCACGAGGGCCGCGAAGGCCAGCGTGACGACGAGCAGGGCGACCCCGATGGTGGTTGCGTAGGCGGCCTGACCGTCGC
Protein-coding sequences here:
- a CDS encoding IS5 family transposase, with the protein product MARRKPWEVSDELWAVIEPLLPKHERRFRHPGRKRIDDRKTLQGVLFVLYTGVQWEFLPQELGFGSGPTCWRRLAEWQEAGVWEELQRVLLDRLRAADRLDFSRATIDASHVQAKRGRSSPKVGPSPVDRARPGSKHHVLTEAHGIPLRVSLTGGHRNDVTQLLPLVDGLAPVRGKRGRPRRKPRTLYADRGYDHDIYRRRLRERGITPKIARRGQPHGSGLGKVRWVAESAIAWLHGPRRLRTRWEARDDMHDAFLQLAHCMTLARKNPAF
- a CDS encoding sugar ABC transporter permease, giving the protein MSDTSKTVKPDPADPEARDRKTLAPADDPTSAHVPVVDPRLLVREEGFKGYWTEFKRKTKGGEIGSLPVVVGLIIIWTIFQVQNDRFLSAENLSNISYYLSATGMLAIGLVFVLLLGEIDLSVGSVSGLASTLFAVFVVNHSLNSWLGLLLTVLIGIGIGGLQGWFFARIGVPAFVVTLAGFLGWNGLMLWLLGSSGTINIPDDGPIHLLGQRSFFMDQAIIGAYLLAGLGVVSLLAGSLIEQRRRKAAGVPFRPTSEIAARVGALAVAAFVAAYVLNSASGVSNALVIFLGCLVIVDFVLRRTPFGRKVFAVGGGIEAARRAGINVPMVRITVFAIAGGFAAIGGMFFAGQTQSASLTSGGGNTLMLAIAAAVIGGTSLFGGRGTVWSALLGMLVIQSIQTGLDLLNMNTSIQYMITGAVLLGAVVIDSVSRKSQKAAGRA
- a CDS encoding ATP-binding cassette domain-containing protein codes for the protein MVHVSATPVLALRGVSKRFGAVQALTDVELEVHAGEVVALVGDNGAGKSTLVKTIAGVHPIDDGVIEWEGSPVSINKPHDAQGLGVATVYQDLALCDNLDVVGNLYLGRELLRRGVIDEVTMEKNSRELLSTLSIRIPSVRIPIASLSGGQRQVVAIARALIGDPKVVILDEPTAALGVEQTAQVLDLVERLRERDLGVILISHNMADVKAVADTVAVLRLGKNNGSFAVKDTTHEEIIAAITGATDNAVTRRAGRTTEAAK
- a CDS encoding sugar ABC transporter substrate-binding protein; this encodes MNAMMRRVVIGTTAISMALAVAACGKAGDDKSDSGDKTSSGGDKSIGLLLPDSVTTRYAKFDKPYFDAKVKELCSDCTLEYANAAGSAATQAQQVSSMITKGVKVIAISAVDSAAIKSSIQAAVDKGIKVVAYDRLAQGPVSAYVSFDNAKVGELQGQALLDAMGAKATPKAKVVMINGLASDPNAALFKSGAHKVLDSKVDIAYEQAGDWDAGVAAQKMSAAITQLGAKNIAGVYAANDAMAGGIATVLKGKNISSTPLTGQDAELTGIQRIVAGTQSSTIYKAYKPEADGAAELAVNLLQGKSIDSIATSTETSGSGDKVPSLLLPPVSLTKANIKDTVVKDGLYTVAEICTGEFAAACKTAGLQ
- a CDS encoding ROK family transcriptional regulator; the protein is METPGSQSSLHRANLERVVRAVRLAGSLTQAEIARTTGLSAATVSNIVRELKDGGTVEVTPTSAGGRRARAVSLSGDAGIVIGIDFGHTHLRVAIGNLAHQVLAEESEPLDVDASAAQGFDRAEELVSRLIAATGVDRSKIAGVGLGVPGPIDVKSGTLGSSAILPGWIGTRPGEEMRGRLGVPVHVDNDANLGALGELVWGSGRGVRDLAYIKVASGVGAGLVIEGKIYRGPGGTAGEIGHITLDESGPVCRCGNRGCLETFAAARYVLPLLQSSHGTDLTMEGVVRLARDGDPGCRRVIADVGRHIGSGVANLCNLLNPSRVVLGGDLAEAGELVLGPIRESVGRYAIPSAARQLSVLPGALGGRAEVLGALALALSEMGDSTLLDGALTTATPVFT
- a CDS encoding carbohydrate ABC transporter permease: MKTTDSTPSETVPQQSGGPVRKENGPGKETPREKKEGRALNVFSHGMLVLWAFMVVMPLLWAVMTSFKDDNAIFSSPWSLPDKLHFDNWARAWTDANMSDYFLNTILVVGGSLIGTLVLGSMAAYVLARFDFPGNRFIYYLFIGGMSFPIMLALVPLFYVVNNMGLLNTIHGLILVYIAYSLPFTVFFLTAFFRTLPTSVAEAAFVDGASHSRTFFQIMLPMAKPGLISVGIFNFLGQWNQYMLPTVLNTDPDKRVLTQGLVQLAASQGYKGDWSGLFAGLVMAMIPVLAAYIVFQRQVVTGLTAGALK